One genomic window of Malaciobacter molluscorum LMG 25693 includes the following:
- the tuf gene encoding elongation factor Tu, which produces MAKEKFERSKPHVNIGTIGHVDHGKTTLTAAISAVLAVKGSAKLMDYDQIDNAPEERDRGITIATSHIEYETENRHYAHVDCPGHADYVKNMITGAAQMDGAILVIAATDGPMAQTREHILLSNQVGVPYIVVFMNKEDQLDEEDKEEMLELVEMEIRELLSEYGFPGDDTPIIAGSAFQALEEAKAGNIGPWGEKIVALMNEVDNYIPTPTRDVDQDFLMPVEDVFSIPGRGTVVTGRIEKGTIKLAEEIEIVGIKDTQKTTVTGIEMFRKEMDQGEAGDNCGVLLRGIKKEDVERGQVLVKPGTITPHKKFRGEVYILSKEEGGRHTPFFSGYRPQFYVRTTDVTGSVTLPEGVEMVMPGDNVEMTVELVAPIALEKGTKFAIREGGRTVGAGVVAEIIE; this is translated from the coding sequence ATGGCAAAAGAAAAGTTCGAACGAAGCAAGCCACATGTTAACATTGGTACAATTGGTCACGTTGACCACGGTAAAACTACTTTAACAGCTGCAATTTCTGCAGTATTAGCAGTTAAAGGTAGCGCTAAACTTATGGATTATGATCAAATCGATAATGCTCCAGAAGAAAGAGATAGAGGTATTACTATTGCTACTTCTCATATCGAGTACGAAACAGAAAATAGACACTACGCTCACGTAGATTGTCCAGGTCACGCAGACTACGTTAAAAATATGATTACTGGTGCTGCACAAATGGATGGAGCAATCTTAGTTATTGCTGCTACTGATGGACCAATGGCACAAACAAGAGAGCATATATTATTATCTAATCAAGTTGGTGTTCCATACATTGTTGTATTTATGAACAAAGAAGATCAACTAGACGAAGAAGATAAAGAAGAAATGTTAGAATTAGTTGAGATGGAAATTAGAGAACTATTATCTGAATATGGTTTTCCAGGTGATGATACTCCTATTATAGCTGGATCTGCTTTCCAAGCATTAGAAGAAGCTAAAGCTGGAAATATTGGACCATGGGGAGAAAAAATCGTTGCATTAATGAACGAAGTAGATAATTATATTCCAACTCCTACAAGAGATGTTGATCAAGATTTCTTAATGCCTGTTGAAGACGTATTCTCTATCCCAGGAAGAGGTACAGTTGTTACTGGTAGAATCGAAAAAGGTACTATCAAATTAGCAGAAGAAATTGAAATCGTTGGTATTAAAGATACACAAAAAACTACTGTAACTGGTATTGAGATGTTTAGAAAAGAAATGGATCAAGGTGAAGCTGGTGATAACTGCGGTGTTTTACTAAGAGGTATCAAAAAAGAAGATGTAGAAAGAGGACAAGTTCTTGTTAAACCAGGAACAATTACTCCACACAAAAAATTCAGAGGAGAGGTATATATCCTTTCTAAAGAAGAGGGTGGAAGACATACTCCATTCTTCAGCGGTTATAGACCACAATTCTATGTAAGAACAACAGACGTAACTGGTTCAGTTACTTTACCAGAAGGTGTTGAAATGGTAATGCCAGGTGATAATGTTGAAATGACAGTTGAATTAGTTGCTCCAATTGCTCTAGAAAAAGGTACTAAGTTTGCTATTAGAGAAGGTGGTAGAACTGTAGGTGCTGGAGTTGTTGC
- the murD gene encoding UDP-N-acetylmuramoyl-L-alanine--D-glutamate ligase: MIRVLGKGLTAKALKDSLVDVELYDDENFNEYNLSSDEVTIVSPGIPPFNNMVKNANNLMSDYDYFSSSMPFSIWISGTNGKTTTTQMTQHLLEDYGSVCGGNIGTPISKLDKNSKIWILETSSFTLHYTNKARPNLYILLPISEDHITWHNSFKEYELSKLKPLNFMKEGEIAIVPKKYENYKTNAKLITYNNSDDLCKEFNIDKNEIKFKEPFLLDAILAMAAKKIIFDEIDYEKINSFKVDAHKIEEVLDKNNRLWINDSKATNIDATINALVPYKSKKIHLILGGDDKGANLTPLFEFLNDYNVDIYAIGTNSDKLESLCDKYDIKCYNLKYLKNAVEKINVNLDKSAIAILSPAAASLDQFSSYAQRGNEFKELISALSLN, from the coding sequence ATGATTAGAGTATTAGGAAAAGGTTTAACAGCAAAAGCGTTAAAAGATTCATTGGTTGATGTAGAATTATATGATGATGAAAATTTTAATGAATATAATTTAAGTAGTGATGAAGTAACAATTGTAAGTCCAGGAATACCTCCTTTTAATAATATGGTTAAAAATGCTAATAATTTAATGAGTGATTATGATTATTTTTCTTCATCAATGCCTTTTTCTATTTGGATTAGTGGAACAAATGGTAAAACAACAACAACACAAATGACTCAACACTTATTAGAAGATTATGGGAGTGTGTGTGGAGGCAATATTGGTACACCAATTTCTAAATTAGATAAAAATTCAAAAATATGGATTTTAGAGACTTCATCTTTTACTTTACATTATACAAATAAAGCAAGACCTAATTTATATATTTTATTACCAATAAGTGAAGATCATATAACTTGGCATAATAGTTTTAAAGAATATGAATTATCAAAATTAAAACCTCTTAATTTTATGAAAGAGGGTGAAATTGCAATTGTTCCAAAAAAATATGAAAATTATAAAACTAATGCAAAACTAATAACATATAATAATAGTGATGATTTGTGTAAAGAGTTTAATATTGATAAAAATGAAATTAAATTTAAAGAACCTTTTTTATTAGATGCAATTTTAGCAATGGCTGCCAAAAAAATTATATTTGACGAAATAGATTATGAAAAAATAAATAGTTTTAAAGTTGATGCACATAAAATTGAAGAAGTATTAGATAAAAATAATAGATTATGGATTAATGATAGTAAAGCAACTAACATAGATGCAACAATTAATGCATTAGTTCCATATAAAAGTAAAAAAATACATTTAATATTAGGTGGAGATGATAAAGGTGCAAATTTAACTCCTTTATTTGAGTTTTTAAATGATTACAATGTAGATATTTATGCAATTGGTACAAATAGTGATAAATTAGAGTCTTTATGTGATAAATATGATATAAAATGTTACAATTTAAAATATCTTAAAAATGCAGTTGAAAAAATTAATGTAAACCTTGATAAAAGCGCTATTGCAATACTTTCACCAGCAGCTGCATCTTTAGACCAATTCTCTTCATATGCACAAAGAGGTAATGAATTTAAAGAATTAATAAGTGCTTTAAGCTTAAATTAA
- the glnA gene encoding type I glutamate--ammonia ligase, with translation MGKFVNGIEDFFNYCKENEVEFVDFRFTDMKGVWHHLTYTMEAVSAEQLDSGMPFDGSSVDAWQPINKSDMLLKPDVDTAFLDPFTADVTIIVICDVYDIYKGEMYEKCPRSIAKKALTHLSESGIGDVAYFGPENEFFIFDDVRIKDEINESHYRVDSEEGCWSDDSDYEVGNIGHRPRTKGGYFPVQPTDSMVDLRAEMMHVLRQVGLEVTLGHHEVAQAQGEIGIVFGDLIEAADNVQKYKYVVKMVAHLNGKSATFMPKPLFGDNGNGMHVHQSIWKDGKNLFYKEGEYANLSEMARHYVGGIFKHARAVAAFTNATTNSYKRLIPGFEAPSILTYSSQNRSASCRIPYGAGEKATRIEMRFPDSTACPYLAFAAMLCAGLDGIKNKYEPIGPMDDDLFELSLDEIRQRKIPQMPHTLRGSLEALIRDNEFLQPVFSQEMIDTYQHYKFETQVWPDEARPTAFEFKSTYSC, from the coding sequence ATGGGTAAATTTGTTAACGGAATAGAAGATTTTTTTAATTATTGTAAAGAAAATGAAGTAGAATTTGTGGACTTCAGATTTACTGATATGAAAGGTGTATGGCATCATTTAACATATACAATGGAAGCTGTAAGCGCTGAGCAATTAGATAGTGGAATGCCTTTTGATGGTTCATCAGTAGATGCTTGGCAACCAATTAATAAATCAGATATGCTTTTAAAACCAGATGTTGATACTGCATTTTTAGATCCTTTTACTGCGGATGTTACAATTATTGTTATTTGTGATGTATATGATATTTATAAAGGTGAAATGTACGAAAAATGTCCAAGATCTATTGCTAAAAAAGCATTAACACATTTAAGTGAATCAGGAATTGGAGATGTTGCTTATTTTGGACCAGAAAATGAATTCTTTATTTTTGATGATGTAAGAATTAAAGATGAAATTAATGAATCTCATTATAGAGTTGATTCAGAAGAAGGTTGTTGGTCAGATGATAGTGATTACGAAGTAGGAAATATTGGACATAGACCAAGAACTAAAGGTGGTTATTTCCCTGTTCAACCAACAGATTCTATGGTTGATTTAAGAGCTGAAATGATGCATGTTTTAAGACAAGTTGGTTTAGAAGTTACTTTAGGACATCACGAAGTTGCTCAAGCACAAGGTGAAATTGGTATAGTATTTGGAGATTTAATAGAAGCTGCTGATAATGTACAAAAATATAAATATGTAGTTAAAATGGTTGCTCATTTAAATGGAAAATCTGCTACATTTATGCCAAAACCTCTATTTGGTGATAATGGTAATGGTATGCACGTTCACCAATCAATTTGGAAAGATGGTAAAAACTTATTCTATAAAGAGGGTGAGTATGCAAATCTAAGTGAAATGGCAAGACACTATGTTGGTGGTATTTTTAAACATGCAAGAGCCGTTGCTGCATTTACAAATGCAACAACAAATTCTTATAAAAGATTAATTCCTGGATTTGAAGCTCCTTCAATTTTAACTTACTCTTCACAAAATAGATCTGCTTCTTGTAGAATTCCTTATGGAGCTGGAGAAAAAGCGACAAGAATTGAAATGAGATTCCCTGATTCAACTGCATGCCCATATTTAGCATTTGCTGCAATGTTATGTGCAGGATTAGATGGTATTAAAAATAAATATGAACCAATTGGACCAATGGATGATGATTTATTTGAATTATCTTTAGATGAAATTAGACAAAGAAAAATTCCTCAAATGCCACATACATTAAGAGGTTCTTTAGAAGCATTAATTAGAGATAATGAATTTTTACAACCAGTATTTTCACAAGAAATGATTGATACATATCAACATTATAAATTTGAAACACAAGTTTGGCCAGATGAAGCTAGACCAACTGCTTTTGAATTTAAATCAACATATTCTTGTTAA
- a CDS encoding penicillin-binding protein 1A, whose product MKYILGFFTIIALAVLGWLLYLYSTIRFEIDKVVDYKPRLTTQFFDKNGKLIANTFSKENRLYVKYENIPPRVIEALVAIEDTQFFEHNGINPDAISRAIIKDIKAGSLVEGASTLTQQLIKTLILSREKKLTRKIKEALLALRLETILSKEEILERYLNQVYFGHGYYGIKTAALGYFKKNLYELNLKEIAMLVGLPRAPSFYDPTRNLNFALARGNQVIKRMNTLGWINKKEYEESMKYVPKVYDQTLTQNKAPYVIDYVTKILSEDIKDLKTGGYKIDLTVDLDAQKIAKEGLDLAYKKILKRDDYFQKLNKKRGIEKEYDENGKELDPDRFIKTLNGALISIESNSGKILSLVGGIDYTKSNFNRVIQSKRQPGSAFKPFIYLTALDLGYSPASQLTDISRTYEYEAKDSDEKKKWQPKNYSGKYKGLMPLREALVHSRNLATINLVTDIGIDVVYNNLQRFGFSDNMPYNLSITLGSFAISPIDLSEEYSIISNDGIKVKPYIINSITNRNGSIINFEPQSKVITDENQAFLMKDILHDAVKRGTGRIAQVKNIDIAGKTGTTNKNVDAWFCGFSPTIQTIVWFGNDDNKPMRKTETGGRAAGPAFAYFYKNYLKIHPELKREFDVPSGVKSAIINGKKEYYTNTSKLPIDALNVPKENQIEF is encoded by the coding sequence ATGAAATATATACTAGGATTCTTTACTATTATAGCACTAGCAGTTTTAGGATGGTTACTCTATTTATACTCAACAATAAGATTTGAGATTGATAAAGTTGTTGATTATAAACCAAGACTAACTACTCAATTTTTTGATAAAAATGGTAAATTAATTGCTAATACATTTTCTAAAGAAAATAGACTGTATGTAAAATATGAAAATATTCCACCAAGAGTTATTGAAGCATTAGTAGCAATTGAAGATACCCAATTTTTTGAACACAATGGAATAAATCCTGATGCTATAAGTAGAGCTATAATAAAAGATATTAAAGCTGGTTCTTTAGTTGAAGGAGCAAGTACATTAACTCAACAATTAATAAAAACACTAATATTATCAAGAGAAAAAAAATTAACAAGAAAAATTAAAGAAGCACTATTAGCATTAAGATTAGAGACAATATTATCAAAAGAAGAAATATTAGAAAGATATTTAAATCAAGTATATTTTGGACATGGTTATTATGGAATAAAAACTGCTGCTCTTGGTTATTTTAAAAAGAATTTATATGAATTAAATCTAAAAGAGATTGCAATGCTAGTTGGATTACCAAGAGCTCCAAGCTTTTATGATCCAACAAGAAACTTAAATTTTGCTCTTGCTAGGGGTAATCAAGTTATAAAAAGAATGAATACTCTAGGATGGATAAATAAAAAAGAGTATGAAGAATCTATGAAATATGTTCCAAAAGTTTATGATCAAACATTAACACAAAATAAAGCTCCATATGTTATTGACTATGTAACAAAAATACTAAGTGAAGATATTAAAGATTTAAAAACAGGTGGTTATAAAATTGACCTTACTGTTGATTTAGATGCACAAAAAATAGCAAAAGAAGGTTTAGATTTAGCATACAAAAAGATTTTAAAAAGAGATGATTATTTTCAAAAACTAAATAAAAAAAGAGGTATAGAAAAAGAATATGATGAAAATGGAAAGGAATTGGATCCTGATAGATTTATAAAAACACTAAATGGAGCATTAATTTCAATTGAATCAAATAGTGGTAAGATCTTATCATTGGTAGGAGGAATTGATTATACGAAATCAAACTTTAATAGAGTAATTCAAAGTAAAAGACAACCAGGTTCTGCATTCAAACCATTTATATATTTAACAGCACTAGATTTAGGATATTCTCCTGCTTCACAATTAACAGATATAAGTAGAACATACGAATATGAGGCTAAAGATTCAGATGAAAAGAAAAAATGGCAACCTAAAAATTATAGTGGAAAATACAAAGGATTAATGCCATTAAGAGAAGCATTAGTTCATTCAAGAAACTTAGCAACAATAAATCTTGTTACAGATATAGGAATTGATGTAGTATATAATAATCTTCAAAGATTTGGATTTAGTGATAATATGCCATATAACTTATCAATTACATTAGGTTCTTTTGCTATTTCACCAATTGATTTATCAGAGGAATATTCAATAATCTCAAATGATGGTATAAAAGTAAAACCTTATATTATAAACTCGATTACAAATAGAAATGGAAGTATAATAAATTTTGAACCTCAGTCAAAAGTTATAACAGATGAAAATCAAGCATTTTTAATGAAAGATATTCTTCATGATGCAGTAAAAAGAGGTACAGGAAGAATTGCACAAGTTAAAAATATTGATATTGCAGGAAAAACAGGAACTACAAATAAAAATGTTGATGCATGGTTTTGTGGATTTTCTCCAACTATTCAAACAATTGTATGGTTTGGAAATGATGATAATAAACCTATGAGAAAAACTGAAACTGGTGGACGTGCTGCTGGTCCAGCATTTGCATATTTTTATAAAAATTATTTAAAAATACACCCTGAACTAAAAAGAGAATTTGATGTTCCTTCTGGTGTAAAAAGTGCTATAATTAATGGTAAAAAAGAGTATTATACAAATACTTCAAAATTACCAATTGATGCATTAAATGTTCCAAAAGAAAACCAAATAGAATTCTAA
- a CDS encoding histidinol-phosphatase, which yields MRVDLHNHTILCNHANGSVESYIKKAIDLGIDFYGFTEHAPMDFDYKYRMSIQEKEFYETTIKFYKEKYKDSINILLGYEVDFMQSIKILDEILDAKVDYLIGSVHFLESKNEESPWGFDNPEFIGKYKNKDINSIWIDYFYAIEKLAKLNKFDIVGHFDLIKVFKYLPTKNIKSLALNALKQIKKSNMVVEVNASGFRKPIAEQYPSKDILEVCFELDIPITFSSDAHEIDQIGYKYEEVKSLVKSIGYKKCAIFQNREKELIDIL from the coding sequence ATGAGAGTAGATTTACATAATCATACAATATTATGTAACCATGCAAATGGTAGTGTTGAATCGTATATAAAAAAAGCAATAGATTTAGGTATTGATTTTTATGGATTTACTGAACATGCACCAATGGATTTTGATTATAAATATAGAATGTCAATACAAGAAAAAGAGTTTTATGAAACTACTATCAAGTTCTATAAAGAGAAATATAAAGATAGCATAAATATATTACTTGGTTATGAAGTTGATTTTATGCAAAGTATAAAAATTTTGGATGAAATATTAGATGCAAAAGTTGATTATTTAATTGGTTCAGTTCATTTTTTAGAAAGTAAAAATGAGGAATCACCATGGGGTTTTGATAATCCTGAATTTATTGGTAAGTATAAAAATAAAGATATTAATAGCATATGGATAGATTATTTTTATGCAATAGAAAAACTTGCAAAACTGAATAAATTTGATATAGTTGGACATTTTGATTTGATAAAAGTATTTAAATATTTACCAACAAAAAATATAAAATCTCTTGCATTAAATGCATTAAAACAAATAAAAAAATCAAATATGGTTGTAGAAGTTAATGCTTCGGGTTTTAGAAAACCAATAGCAGAACAATATCCTTCAAAAGATATATTAGAAGTCTGTTTTGAACTTGACATACCAATTACATTTAGTTCTGATGCTCATGAAATAGATCAAATTGGATATAAATATGAAGAAGTGAAATCTTTAGTTAAAAGTATAGGTTATAAAAAATGTGCAATTTTTCAAAATAGAGAAAAAGAATTAATTGACATACTTTAA
- the gpmI gene encoding 2,3-bisphosphoglycerate-independent phosphoglycerate mutase, with protein sequence MVEKTVLVITDGIGYNSSSNHNAFANANTPTYDYLFKEVPYSLIHTYGSYVGLPDEQMGNSEVGHMTIGSGRVLYQDLVKINLAIKENTLKDNEILLDTVSKSNNIHLIGLISDGGVHSHINHIIAMAEICEAMNKKVFIHVITDGRDVAPDSAKKHVEELIKICNNKIIIATISGRYYAMDRDSRWDRVEKAYNTITNAQNKTTKNIIEYIKDSYENDIYDEFIVPIAFEDYEGIKNNDGIIFCNFRSDRMRELSSIYVVDNFTEFETKKLQLNIATMTEYDKAIPLPVLFPKQTPKNTLAEVIAKNELSQLHTAETEKYAHVTFFFNGGVEEPVENETRVLIPSPDVATYDLKPEMSAPEVGYIVRKAIDNDEDFIVVNFANGDMVGHTGNYDAAIKAVEAVDTELGLIIEKVKEKGYNLILTSDHGNCEEMKDENGKVLTNHTVGDVYCFVLSKKVSEVKEGALNNIAPTILKLMNIEIPSEMDEPLV encoded by the coding sequence ATGGTAGAAAAAACTGTTTTAGTTATAACAGATGGGATAGGATACAATAGCTCAAGTAATCATAATGCTTTTGCAAATGCAAATACTCCAACATATGATTATTTATTTAAGGAAGTTCCTTATTCATTAATACATACATATGGAAGTTATGTGGGACTACCTGATGAACAAATGGGAAACAGTGAAGTTGGCCATATGACTATTGGAAGTGGTAGAGTTTTATATCAAGATTTAGTAAAAATAAACCTAGCAATAAAAGAAAATACATTAAAAGATAATGAAATACTATTAGATACTGTATCAAAATCAAATAATATTCATCTAATTGGACTAATAAGTGATGGTGGCGTTCACTCACATATTAATCATATAATTGCTATGGCAGAAATATGTGAAGCTATGAACAAAAAAGTTTTTATTCATGTAATTACTGATGGAAGAGATGTAGCTCCTGACAGTGCAAAAAAACATGTTGAAGAACTTATAAAAATTTGTAACAATAAAATAATCATAGCTACAATTAGTGGTAGATATTATGCGATGGATAGAGATAGTAGATGGGATAGAGTTGAAAAAGCTTATAATACAATAACAAATGCACAAAATAAAACAACTAAAAATATTATTGAATATATTAAAGATTCATATGAAAATGATATATATGACGAATTTATTGTACCTATTGCATTTGAAGATTATGAAGGTATAAAAAATAATGATGGTATAATTTTTTGCAATTTTAGAAGTGATAGAATGAGAGAACTATCTTCTATTTATGTTGTTGATAATTTTACTGAATTTGAAACTAAAAAACTTCAATTAAATATTGCAACAATGACAGAGTATGATAAAGCTATTCCTCTTCCTGTTTTATTTCCTAAACAAACACCAAAAAATACCCTTGCTGAAGTAATAGCAAAAAATGAATTATCTCAATTACACACAGCAGAAACAGAAAAATATGCTCATGTTACATTTTTCTTTAATGGTGGAGTTGAAGAGCCAGTTGAAAATGAAACTAGAGTTTTAATTCCTTCACCTGATGTTGCTACATATGACTTAAAACCAGAAATGAGTGCCCCAGAAGTTGGATACATAGTAAGAAAAGCAATAGATAATGATGAAGATTTTATTGTAGTTAATTTTGCAAATGGAGATATGGTTGGACATACTGGCAATTACGATGCAGCAATAAAAGCTGTCGAGGCTGTTGATACAGAACTAGGATTGATAATAGAGAAAGTGAAAGAAAAAGGTTATAATCTTATTCTTACTAGTGATCATGGAAATTGTGAAGAGATGAAAGATGAGAATGGTAAGGTACTAACAAATCATACTGTAGGAGATGTGTATTGTTTTGTACTTTCAAAAAAAGTATCTGAAGTAAAAGAAGGTGCATTAAATAACATTGCGCCAACTATATTAAAACTTATGAATATAGAGATTCCTTCAGAAATGGATGAACCTTTAGTTTAG
- a CDS encoding ATP-binding cassette domain-containing protein produces MSNSVKIEKIKIDLKNGNNLVDINFNIDTSTAIIGESGSGKSLTLKALLDLLPKELDKVVNISSNFNLKKDQVGIIPQNPFTSLSPMTKIKDQFFCKKEKKKEILNKVGLNSWVLNRFPTQLSGGQLQRVIIAITLSKDLKLLLLDEPTTALDEINKNNITKLIKNLVNELNILILYVTHDIESIIDVCENIIIIKKGKIIEEGKTKDILNNPKNDYTKILIESNFKNRKFRE; encoded by the coding sequence ATGTCTAATAGTGTAAAAATAGAAAAAATAAAAATTGATTTAAAAAATGGCAACAATTTAGTTGACATAAATTTCAATATTGATACTTCAACTGCTATTATTGGAGAAAGTGGAAGTGGAAAATCTCTAACATTAAAAGCATTATTAGATTTATTACCAAAAGAATTAGATAAAGTTGTAAATATCAGTTCTAATTTTAATTTAAAAAAAGATCAGGTAGGAATAATTCCTCAAAATCCTTTTACTTCTTTATCACCCATGACAAAAATTAAAGATCAATTTTTTTGTAAAAAAGAGAAAAAAAAAGAGATTTTAAATAAAGTAGGTTTAAATTCATGGGTATTAAATAGATTCCCTACACAACTAAGTGGAGGTCAATTACAAAGAGTTATAATAGCTATTACTTTAAGTAAAGATTTAAAACTTTTATTATTAGATGAACCGACAACAGCATTAGATGAAATTAATAAAAATAATATTACTAAATTGATAAAAAATTTAGTAAATGAATTAAATATATTAATTTTATATGTTACTCACGATATTGAATCTATAATTGATGTATGTGAAAATATTATTATTATAAAAAAAGGTAAAATTATCGAAGAGGGAAAAACTAAAGATATTTTAAATAATCCAAAAAATGATTATACAAAAATATTAATAGAATCAAATTTTAAAAATAGAAAATTTAGGGAGTAA
- the mraY gene encoding phospho-N-acetylmuramoyl-pentapeptide-transferase — translation MFYWFYRHLDINIFQYISVRAGIGFFISFFLTMYLMPKFIIWAKNKKASQPIYELAPESHKVKVGTPTMGGVVFVFSSIVASILTIKLNNFYVVGGLMTLALFSLIGIKDDFSKIANHKNDAGLSARMKLILQIISAVIVVLVLYFYGHTTELYTPFYKLPIFDIGFFITIFWVIVIVAASNAVNLTDGLDGLATVPSVMAFCTLSIIIYISGHAILSSYLLLPNIKLSGELAILGACFVGSLIAFLWFNSHPAQIFMGDSGSLPIGAFMGYMAIVGKSEILLILVGFIFVLETVSVILQVGSYKLRQKRVFLMAPIHHHFEKKGWNENKIIVRFWIIAFMTNLIALMSLKVR, via the coding sequence TTGTTTTACTGGTTTTATAGACACCTTGATATTAATATATTTCAATATATTTCAGTACGTGCAGGTATTGGCTTTTTTATTTCATTTTTCTTAACAATGTATTTAATGCCAAAATTTATAATATGGGCTAAAAATAAAAAAGCATCACAACCAATTTATGAATTAGCACCAGAAAGTCACAAAGTAAAAGTAGGTACTCCAACTATGGGTGGAGTTGTATTTGTTTTTTCATCTATTGTTGCATCTATTCTAACAATTAAATTAAATAATTTTTATGTGGTTGGTGGATTAATGACATTGGCATTATTTAGTTTAATTGGAATAAAAGATGATTTTTCTAAAATAGCTAATCATAAAAATGATGCAGGTTTAAGTGCAAGAATGAAACTAATATTGCAGATTATATCTGCTGTGATTGTTGTGTTAGTTTTATATTTTTATGGACATACTACTGAACTTTATACTCCTTTTTATAAATTGCCAATATTTGATATAGGTTTTTTTATTACAATTTTTTGGGTTATTGTTATTGTTGCTGCATCTAATGCTGTTAATTTGACTGATGGTTTAGATGGACTTGCAACTGTACCTTCAGTTATGGCATTTTGTACCTTATCTATTATAATATATATAAGTGGTCATGCAATATTATCTTCATATTTATTATTACCTAATATTAAATTAAGTGGAGAACTTGCAATTCTTGGCGCATGTTTTGTTGGATCTTTAATAGCATTTTTATGGTTTAATTCTCACCCAGCACAAATATTTATGGGGGATAGTGGAAGTTTACCAATAGGTGCTTTTATGGGTTATATGGCAATTGTAGGAAAATCTGAAATTTTACTTATATTAGTAGGATTTATATTTGTTCTTGAAACAGTATCAGTTATATTACAAGTTGGATCATATAAATTAAGACAAAAAAGAGTTTTTTTGATGGCTCCTATTCATCATCATTTTGAAAAAAAAGGTTGGAACGAAAATAAGATTATTGTTAGGTTTTGGATTATTGCTTTTATGACAAATTTAATTGCACTGATGAGTTTAAAGGTAAGATAA